GCGCATTGTCGAGGTGCTGGCGTCCGTCGAGCCGCGGGTCCTGCTCCCCAAGCACCACCATCTGCAGCGGGGCGCCGCATGATGGCGCCACCGCGGGCCTGCCATGGCGACCAGGTGGTGCGTCCGACCGACCCTCTCCAGGAGGCGGTGGCGCGCATCGACCGCAACCGCTGCGGGGCCGTCTGCGTCGTCGATGAGCAGCAGCGGCTCCAGGGCATGCTCACGGACGGCGACATCCGGCGCCAGGTGCTGCGCGGCGCCGACCTGCGCGCCACGGTGGTGGGTGACGTGATGCAGCGGCGCCCCGTGACCGCCACGCCCGATTTCAGCCGCAGCCAGTTGCGCCACCTGATGCGCGCCCGCTCCATCGCCCAGATCCCCATTGTGGACGGCGCCGACCGCCTGCTCTGGGTCGCGCTGGCGGCCGACCTGCTCGAGGCGCCCGCCCGCGGCCGTCCCGCCCTTGTCATGGCGGGTGGGCAGGGCACGCGCCTGCGGCCGCTCACCCTGAACCGGCCCAAACCCCTGCTGCCGGTGGCGGGGCGTCCCATCCTCGAGCATGTGGTGGAACGCCTGGTGGAGTGCGGCTTCGACCACGTGCTGATCGCCACCAGCCACCAGGGCCGGATGATCGAGGACCACCTGCAGGACGGCCGCCAGTTCGGCGCCGCCATCCGCTATCTGCGGGAGGAGTCGCCCCTGGGCACGGCCGGCGCGCTGTCGCGCCTGCCTGTCGAGATCGAGGGCGAGTTGCTGGTCATGAACGGCGACATCCTGACGACGGTGGACTTCGCCGCGCTGGCGGAGAGCCACGCCGCCAGCGGGGCCGACATGACGGTCTGTGTGCGCGAGATGGTGGAGCAGGTGGAGTATGGCGTGGTGCAGGTCGAGGGGGAATGGTTGCAGGCCATCGATGAGAAGCCGCGGCGCAGCCTGCTGGTCAACGCGGGCATCTACATGGTGGGTCCCCGCATGCGACAGCTGGCGCCGGACGCCCCCTTCGACATGACGGATCTCATCCGCTGGGGACTGGGCGAGCGGCGCCGGGTGCGCAGCTATCCCCTCCGCGAGTTCTGGCTGGACATCGGCCGCATGGCCGATTATGAGCGCGCCAATCGGTTGGCGCAGCGGCTGGGTGGTCCGGGGGACGGCGCCTGGCTGGGCCATCTCTCCCGCGAGGCGCGGGACACGGTCGAGGAGTGCCTGACATGATCCCGCTCAGCGAACCATCGCTTGGCGTCCGCGAGCAGGCCCTGGTGCAGCAGTGCCTGCAGGAGGGCTGGGTGTCCGCCGAGGGCCCGTGGGTGGGCCGCTTCGAGGAGGCGGTGGCCTCCCTGCACGGGCCGGGCATGCATGCGGCCGCCTGCGGCAGCGGCACTGCGGCCCTGCAACTGGCCCTCATCGCGCTGGGCCTGCGCCCCGGCGAACTGGTCATCGTGCCGGCGCTCAGCTTCGCCGCCACCCTCAATCCCATCATCCACCTGGGCGCCGAGCCGGTCATTCTCGACGTGGAGGAGGAGGCGCTGGGCCTCAGTCCGGAGGCGGTCAGGCTGTGGCTGGAACGGGAGACGGTGCGGCGCCAGGGGGCCGTCTTCGAGCGTCGCAGCGGGCGTCGCGTCTTCGGCCTGATCCCCGTCCACCTCTACGGCATGCCCTGCCGCATCCACGATCTGAGCGCCCTTGCCCTCGAGCACGGGCTGATCGTGGTCGAGGACAACGCCGAGGCGCTGGGCGCCTTTGCCCGCGGCTGCCGACCGGGCACCTTCGGCCACGCCGCCATCCTCTCCTTCAACGGGAACAAGACCATGACGGCGGGCGGCGGCGGCATGGTGCTTTCGCCGGAAGCCGAGATTGCGGAGCGGGCCGCCTACTGGGCCAACCAGGCGCGCCGGCCCGGCCAGTCCGAGCCGGAGGACTACGGCTTCAACCTGCGCCTCAGCAGCCTGCAGGCGGCGTTGGGCCTGGCCCAGCTGGAGCGGCTGGATGAGCTGGTGGCGGGCCGTCGGCGGCAGCACGAGGGTTATCGCGCGGAGCTGGCCGACAGCGGCCTGTCCCTGCTGGAGGGCCACGCCGGCGACGAGCCCAGTTGGTGGCTGAACATTGCCCGCGGCTTGGCGCCGGGCCGGCCGGAGACGCTGGTGGCGGAGCTGGCTTTCGCCGGCATCCAGGCGCGCCGCCTCTTCCGGCCCTTCGACCGGTGGCCTCTCTACGCCCCCTATGCTCGCATGGAGTGCCGGGTGGCGTTTCAGGCGCACGAGTGCGGCCTCGCCCTGCCTTCGAGTTCCCACCTGGCGGACGAGGCACGTCGGCGGGTGAGCGGCTTCCTGGCCACGGCGCGGCGCGTCGGACGCGCGGCGATGGTGGAGGCCCTGCCGTGAAGACGCTGATTCCCGGCCTCAAACGCTGGCCCTACCATCACGAGGTGGAGCACCTGCTGGCCGAGGCCCTGCGGGCGGCCGGGCATCCCGTCGTCTTCCTGGGCTGCTCGCGGGAGGGAATGAGCACCTGCGAGTGCGTCGACCGCGCCATCCACGAGCGGCATGGCGGCCACGCCGCCTTCTGCGCGGGTTGCCATCCCGCCCAGGGCGGCGTGCACGGCCGCGCCGGTTTCCGCGAAGTGCCCATGCCCTTCGACGAGGCGGTGGAGGGCGGTATCCGCCTGTTGCTGGAGGGGCTGGACGCTGCGGCCCTGCTCGCCCTGCCCAGCTCATCCGGACACAGCCTGCGCGAGGTGATGGGTCCCTCGCTGATGCGCTGGGCGCGCTCGGGCCGGCCCAGCGAGGAGCGCGTGCCCCTGGCCGTCCTGCGCGGGCACGCCGCCCAGGTCCTGCGCATCGAGGCGCTCTTGCCGGATTTGCTGCGGCGCGAGGGCATCGAGCAGGTGCTGGTGCTCAACGGCCTCTTCCTTGCGGAGCGGACGATCGCCGACTGCGCCAGGGCGGCCGGCCTCCGCGTGGTGACCTACGAGCGAGGCCATGCCCGCAACACCCTGCTCTTCTCCACCGGCGCGCCGGCCTGCTTCCTGGAGATGGGCGCCGACGGGGAGGGCGCTTGCGCCGGGCGGTCGGACCCTCTGCTGGACGCCTACCTGACCGGCCGGGCCACCAACCGGGACGCCGCCACCCGCTTCGGCACGGGACATGGCTCGGTGGCGGAGATCCTTCAGGGGGACCAGAGACCGCTGGTGGCCGTGCTCACCAACGTCTGCTGGGACAGCGCCGTCTCGGCCCGGGGCAGCGGTTTCGGTGGCTACCTGGCCTGGTTGGAGGCCGTCCTGGCGCTGGCCGCCGGCCGACCCGACCTTTGCTTCGTCCTGCGCGTCCATCCCGGCGAGACAAGGCTGGAGCGCGACCCGACGCTGGACCGGACCGAGGATTGGCTGGCCGAGCGGGCCCGGCCGGACAACCTGCTGGTGCTGGGCGCCGACCATCCGGCCAGCACGGCCGCCCTCGTCGAGCGCGCCGCCGCCACCCTTGTCTATGTCACCTCCGCGGGCCTGGAGGCCGCCTGTGCCGGCGCGGCCGTCATCACCTGCGGGGAGGTCCATTACGCCGGCAAGGGCTTCACCCTGGATTGCGCGGAACCTGCCCGCCTGGGCGACTTGCTGGAAGAGGCGCTGGCCCGTCCCCGCGACGAGGCTCGCGCCGCCCTGGCCCGGACCTACGCCGGCCGCCTCTTCCTCGACACGCCCACGCCCTTTCCCTGGGTGGACGAAGTGGAGTACGGCCGCCCCCAGCGTGTCACCGCCCCCGTCACGCCGGAGCTGCTGGCGCGGGACCAGCTCCTGAGCCGTCTGGTTGATTACCTGGCCGGCGCCGCGCTCCGGCCCCACAGCCTGCGCGACCTGTTGGAGAAGCCCACCCTCTGCCCCCTGCCCTTCCACTTTGGCAGCCGGCCGGCGCCGCCGGTGCAGGTGGGCGTGCTCATCACGGCCCATGAGCGGCCCGCCGTGCTGGGGCGCGCCCTGGCGGCCTGGGCGGAGCAGGACCTGCCCCACGACCGCTTCCGCCTGCTGGTGGTGGATGACGGGAGCGAGCCGCGCCTGGAGGAGCCGGTGCGGGAGGCGCTGGCCGCCATCCGCCGCGACGGGACGCGACTGGAGGTGGAGCTGCTGCGGCTGGACGCCAAGGGCGGCCCCGCCCGCGCCCGCAACGCCGGCATCGAGCACTTCCTGGCTCAGGAGCAGGTCCCCGGGTTGGTGCTGATCACCGGGGACGACATGCTGCCGGAGCCGGGGGTCCTGTCGCGCCTGACCGCCGAGCATGCCGCCTGGGGCGACGGACGGGTGGCGCTGCTCGGCCGCGTCGACTGGGATGATTCCCGCGGCAGCACCCGCGTCATGCGCTTGGTGGAGCGCAACGGCATGCAGTTCGGCTTCCACGGCCTGCCGGCGCGTTGCCGCCTGCCGGCCCAGTACTTCTACACCAGCTCGCTGGCCCTGCCCACGGACTTCCTGCGCCGCACGGGACTGCGCTTCGCCGAGGACTTTCCTCACGCCGCCTGGGAGGACGTGGAGTTCGGCGTACGCTGCCGTGACCAGGGCTTGGTCCTCGCCTACGACGCGGGCATGCGCTTCCGCCACGACCACCCGGTCGATTACGCCTCCTTCGCCCGCCGACAGCGGAAGGCGGGGGCCTCCTCGCGCGTCTTCCAGCGCCGTCGCCCCCGGGAGCACGAGGCCATTTGCGGCAAGCCGCCGACCGACCCGCCGGACCGCTTGCTGATGCGTGGCCTGGAAGCGGCGCTCCAGGAACTTGCCAAGCTCGAGCTGGGACCCCTGCGCATCCTGCCCGCCCCGGGCGGGGGCGACTTGGCTGGCCAGTTGGACCGGGAGCAGGACCGCCTGCTGGAGACCCTCTTCCGCCTGCATTCCGACGCCGGCTGGTTCAGCGCAGCGCCGCTGCCGGCGGGACCCGGGGAGGAGGGGCTGCTCTCCGTCCTCATCCCGGTCTTCAACCAGCTGGAGTTGACGCGGGCCTGCCTGGAGGCCCTCCGCCGCAACACGGCCGGCCCGGTGGAGATCGTGGTCGTGGACAACGGCTCGACCGACGGAAGCGGCGAGCTGCTCGCCGCGGCCGGCGTGACGGTGCTGCGTCAGGAGCGCAACCTGGGTTTCGCCCGGGCCACCAACCTGGCGGCGGCAGCCTGCCGCGGCAGCCTGCTGGTCCTGCTCAACAACGACACCGAGGTCCAGCCCGGCTGGGACCTGGCCCTGCGCGACGAGCTGGGGCGACCCGGCACCGGCGCCGTCGGACTGCGCCTGCTCTACCCGGACGGCACCATCCAGCATGCCGGGCTGGCCTTCGGCGCGGACGGCCTCCCCTGGCACATCTACCGCGGCTTTCCCGCCGACGCGCCCGAAGCGGGCCGCCGCCGCTCCTTCCAGGCGCTGACCGGCGCTTGCCTGGGC
Above is a genomic segment from bacterium containing:
- a CDS encoding nucleotidyltransferase family protein, with amino-acid sequence MMAPPRACHGDQVVRPTDPLQEAVARIDRNRCGAVCVVDEQQRLQGMLTDGDIRRQVLRGADLRATVVGDVMQRRPVTATPDFSRSQLRHLMRARSIAQIPIVDGADRLLWVALAADLLEAPARGRPALVMAGGQGTRLRPLTLNRPKPLLPVAGRPILEHVVERLVECGFDHVLIATSHQGRMIEDHLQDGRQFGAAIRYLREESPLGTAGALSRLPVEIEGELLVMNGDILTTVDFAALAESHAASGADMTVCVREMVEQVEYGVVQVEGEWLQAIDEKPRRSLLVNAGIYMVGPRMRQLAPDAPFDMTDLIRWGLGERRRVRSYPLREFWLDIGRMADYERANRLAQRLGGPGDGAWLGHLSREARDTVEECLT
- a CDS encoding DegT/DnrJ/EryC1/StrS family aminotransferase, whose protein sequence is MIPLSEPSLGVREQALVQQCLQEGWVSAEGPWVGRFEEAVASLHGPGMHAAACGSGTAALQLALIALGLRPGELVIVPALSFAATLNPIIHLGAEPVILDVEEEALGLSPEAVRLWLERETVRRQGAVFERRSGRRVFGLIPVHLYGMPCRIHDLSALALEHGLIVVEDNAEALGAFARGCRPGTFGHAAILSFNGNKTMTAGGGGMVLSPEAEIAERAAYWANQARRPGQSEPEDYGFNLRLSSLQAALGLAQLERLDELVAGRRRQHEGYRAELADSGLSLLEGHAGDEPSWWLNIARGLAPGRPETLVAELAFAGIQARRLFRPFDRWPLYAPYARMECRVAFQAHECGLALPSSSHLADEARRRVSGFLATARRVGRAAMVEALP
- a CDS encoding glycosyltransferase: MKTLIPGLKRWPYHHEVEHLLAEALRAAGHPVVFLGCSREGMSTCECVDRAIHERHGGHAAFCAGCHPAQGGVHGRAGFREVPMPFDEAVEGGIRLLLEGLDAAALLALPSSSGHSLREVMGPSLMRWARSGRPSEERVPLAVLRGHAAQVLRIEALLPDLLRREGIEQVLVLNGLFLAERTIADCARAAGLRVVTYERGHARNTLLFSTGAPACFLEMGADGEGACAGRSDPLLDAYLTGRATNRDAATRFGTGHGSVAEILQGDQRPLVAVLTNVCWDSAVSARGSGFGGYLAWLEAVLALAAGRPDLCFVLRVHPGETRLERDPTLDRTEDWLAERARPDNLLVLGADHPASTAALVERAAATLVYVTSAGLEAACAGAAVITCGEVHYAGKGFTLDCAEPARLGDLLEEALARPRDEARAALARTYAGRLFLDTPTPFPWVDEVEYGRPQRVTAPVTPELLARDQLLSRLVDYLAGAALRPHSLRDLLEKPTLCPLPFHFGSRPAPPVQVGVLITAHERPAVLGRALAAWAEQDLPHDRFRLLVVDDGSEPRLEEPVREALAAIRRDGTRLEVELLRLDAKGGPARARNAGIEHFLAQEQVPGLVLITGDDMLPEPGVLSRLTAEHAAWGDGRVALLGRVDWDDSRGSTRVMRLVERNGMQFGFHGLPARCRLPAQYFYTSSLALPTDFLRRTGLRFAEDFPHAAWEDVEFGVRCRDQGLVLAYDAGMRFRHDHPVDYASFARRQRKAGASSRVFQRRRPREHEAICGKPPTDPPDRLLMRGLEAALQELAKLELGPLRILPAPGGGDLAGQLDREQDRLLETLFRLHSDAGWFSAAPLPAGPGEEGLLSVLIPVFNQLELTRACLEALRRNTAGPVEIVVVDNGSTDGSGELLAAAGVTVLRQERNLGFARATNLAAAACRGSLLVLLNNDTEVQPGWDLALRDELGRPGTGAVGLRLLYPDGTIQHAGLAFGADGLPWHIYRGFPADAPEAGRRRSFQALTGACLGLRRDTWREVGGLDENFVNCYEDIDLCLRLRERGYELIYRPDGVVVHHEGRSAGRNERVAHSWQVLRERWEGRLPCDEVNLLAEDGWQAVREQGGLRLRRISAPAPRLAADLTTRAEALMAGGDVSAACDLLEEALSRGGVDRAEDVRQALLELELWVGNLAGARRWAEQCQPRPEQQARLSQLRHDLRRRLEDNGLSAAP